In Silene latifolia isolate original U9 population chromosome 3, ASM4854445v1, whole genome shotgun sequence, a single window of DNA contains:
- the LOC141649632 gene encoding uncharacterized protein LOC141649632, whose product MKKVKASEHVSAIFQKRLPQKCSDTGMFTIPCKIGDLDCQHAMLDLGASINVLPNYLYESLKLEPLKPTRTVISLAGRSNIYPKGVVEDVLVKVGEILFPADFYVNEMEPEKGSTPILLGRPFMRTSNTKIDVSSGRLTMEFEGEKIEYSIHEAMKYPSETSSLCFLEIFEPIVQTVYELCKVDALDVVLTNGLVGEDTGYALSYNLQETIKDLEENPPMEDWEEKE is encoded by the coding sequence ATGAAAAAGGTAAAGGCTAGTGAACATGTATCGGCAATTTTTCAAAAACGTTTGCCACAAAAATGTAGTGATACGGGCATGTTCACCATCCCTTGTAAAATTGGTGACTTGGATTGTCAACATGCTATGCTTGATTTAGGTGCATCCATTAATGTCTTGCCCAATTACCTTTATGAGTCACTCAAGTTAGAGCCTTTGAAACCGACTCGTACGGTCATTTCTTTGGCCGGTAGGTCCAATATCTATCCTAAGGGGGTTGTGGAAGATGTCTTGGTGAAGGTGGGGGAAATACTTTTCCCCGCCGACTTCTATGTGAATGAAATGGAACCCGAGAAAGGCTCCACTCCCattttgttgggaaggcctttcatgagaacttcCAACACCAAGATTGATGTATCTAGTGGACGCCTCACAATGGAATTTGAGGGGGAAAAGATTGAGTATAGCATACATGAGGCTATGAAATACCCATCCGAGACTTCATCCTTgtgttttcttgaaatttttgaacCAATTGTGCAAACCGTGTATGAATTATGCAAAGTTGATGCATTAGATGTTGTTTTGACTAATGGATTGGTTGGAGAGGATACGGGGTATGCTTTGTCTTATAATTTGCAGGAAACAATCAAGGACCTAGAGGAAAATCCCCCAATGGAAGACTGGGAAGAAAAGGAATAA